From Anopheles coluzzii chromosome 3, AcolN3, whole genome shotgun sequence, the proteins below share one genomic window:
- the LOC120958690 gene encoding protein Gawky-like, whose product METINRRQLQPKEELIESSKSSRMTSLEVGGGEHHPGAFIEQLDHRKIAPRRRYSLPANTPKAIETISAPSTNDGGDVAVAAVGGASSDAVQPSDATIRTSHNDYDDDDDDEKPTHIDTVTLKCDLNDYLINLIDVSCSLARSDGRAGLPPRNAVPSSQGSKMVARDNISLKGSGRRTRGGPTYTHFDELVRCTEREREWLRRGLSHRLPRLRLCGGGEDSINNGTSAWGTPPGASSNGALSAWGMLPNQQQQQQQQHQQQQPLAPSAWSSVNSNSGPGSNNNNNPGPNVNTANGNGNGANVVPQRGGGGSSNADPNSNKANAQPTSTPNAWNATVNHGRHGANAAANVANNNGNHPHGHNNNNNQQQQQQQQQQPQQQHAANMGASNNNGAGNGAAKNQLEVLSTMRDALFSQDGWGCQHVNQDTNWEVPGSPEPQGAAGNAGAAAVAKPEGAGPHGTGPNGSWKAQTMNNGTELWETNLRNGGGGPHLQQQQQQQQQQQQQQQQQAQQHLAQAKAAPWVPANNLGGTWMEDDEAAGGAPGGTDAAASVWNGSAAAIVAGTAVGPGVGPAPSWGALNNGNVPAPPAAATVAGGMWPTSGNTPAITTAGAPSAGSMNNPQMAAIGVKKDLNEWGAGGGVGQVGAVGSGSIGVPGGPAQGGWGADARAASGVTGALPSVGGGANVNGPTAGGFNIGSTLGAAADGLRGDPRGISGRLNGAAAGSMWGAGVPDQRSMSAGAGGGAVLPGAVSAVGGGQQQWSGNGNAGPAKLPTGGWDDGRPSALDDAPWGQGNAVGAGGPGALARQNSSGWKDVSDVMMRPGAGAPGGGPMQQRNQQQGGGAGPFGPVPIPSGAGSGVRGSLGKDGMWGGQVQGMVRNGSWEDSVTGGGWGDEKGGGSWNMDLGSNGGAGWNKTPVTPKSAGIGWPDPNDLTGPGMDWGGLGGKPSVGGANKPPAALNNPLEYIRASKEYRLLCEMGHKKEDVEFALRTTSMNIDEAMELLRHGASVAGLSSGWRRTLSEDHTGGLGMGFDGPYSGRIPPLNHAASGLSYSQNNQQNMLNNIPGGGPVGGLGLDGTGPANLMALNNLKYLSQGAGGAGGATMAPFNHNSLLPPGGRGPNQQSQAHQQQQQQQLAAAAAAQPTNQQLRVLVHQIQLAVQNGFLNHQILNQPLAPQTFILLNQLLTHIKQMQITQSNLARSGATGGVSAVQMTLAINKHKSQIAQLQQQIVTQQSIYLKQQQQQQQGHQGSMGPPPPLMPGANPNAALGLDFMRQQQQQQQQHQQQDLMALQSTFGEMGLGKDPIITSTGSVFPPPIVPVQQQQQQQHAVVSAAAGNVVVSGSTSQQSRLNQWKLPSLDKDPTAGKDDLTDFSRAPGPSAGKSALTSTTTSTNISSLGLVQDGTWTTGRTNLADGWPEQTGDTDSKDWTTATNAASQDSSAFTDLVPEFEPGKPWKGTQLKIEDDPSITPGSVARSPLSIATAKDSELFGGGGVVSVAEKASPTVADGGGLNLTSSAWSFNTASLTSAASGNGGGSGGNKPLAGKSVWSDSSAGGGSGSNNAAAVDVWCTPITKPSATRGPPPGLGGPASNKSGNGGTAAGTQQQRGAGWSTGTSWLLLKNFTSQIDASTLRTLCMQHGPILTFHSYPAHGLALCRYATREEAAKAQQALNNCTLGSSTISAECPASESEVQTYLQQLGGAAAAASVAVSSSASSLTSPTWRQERTSSSSGADTWGSGWAIGGSSGASGAGAAAANLWAPLDAGTDSGTPTSLNSFLPDSLLGPELN is encoded by the exons ATGGAAACTATTAACCGAAGGCAACTCCAGCCGAAGGAGGAGCTGATCGAGAGCAGCAAATCGTCCAGGATGACCTCGCTGGAGGTTGGAGGTGGCGAGCATCATCCGGGGGCATTTATCGAGCAGCTGGATCACAGGAAAATCGCGCCCCGCAGGCGCTACTCACTTCCCGCAAACACTCCCAAAGCCATCGAAACGATTTCCGCACCATCAACGAACGACGGCGGTGAtgttgctgtggctgctgttggtggtgcttCTAGTGACGCCGTTCAGCCATCGGATGCGACGATCCGCACTAGCCATAACGattacgacgacgacgacgatgacgaaaAGCCGACCCATATTGATACTGTGACATTGAAATGTGATTTAAATGATTACCTGATTAACCTTATAGATGTTAGCTGTAGTTTAGCACGGTCGGATGGTCGAGCCGGTTTGCCACCACGGAATGCTGTACCTTCGTCCCAGGGTAGCAAGATGGTAGCTCGTGATAATATCAGTTTGAAGGGCTCCGGCCGTCGTACACGCGGCGGGCCAACCTACACGCACTTCGACGAGCTTGTGCGCTGTACCGAGCGTGAGCGCGAATGGTTGCGACGTGGCCTATCGCACCGGCTGCCCCGGCTAAGGttgtgcggtggtggtgaagatTCCATCAACAATGGTACCAGTGCGTGGGGTACGCCGCCTGGCGCTTCCAGCAACGGAGCGCTAAGCGCATGGGGCATGTTGCcaaatcagcagcagcagcagcagcagcaacaccaacagcaacagccaTTAGCTCCGTCCGCTTGGAGCAGCGTTAACAGCAACAGTGGTCcaggaagcaacaacaacaacaaccctgGACCGAACGTCAATACTGCGAATGGCAATGGAAATGGTGCGAATGTTGTCCCGCAGCGTGGCGGAGGAGGCTCCTCCAACGCCGACCCAAATTCCAACAAAGCGAACGCTCAACCGACTTCCACCCCGAACGCTTGGAATGCCACCGTTAATCATGGGCGCCATGGTGCGAATGCAGCAGCCAATGTcgccaacaacaacggcaaccATCCACACGgccataataataataataatcagcaacagcagcagcagcagcagcaacaaccgcagcagcaacatgcaGCTAATATGGGTGCTAGCAATAATAATGGCGCCGGAAATGGAGCCGCGAAGAACCAGCTCGAGGTGCTCAGTACCATGCGCGATGCGCTGTTCAGTCAGGATGGTTGGGGCTGCCAGCATGTCAATCAGGACACGAACTGGGAGGTGCCGGGCTCACCCGAACCTCAGGGTGCTGCTGGCAAtgctggcgctgctgccgttgccaaGCCAGAAGGTGCTGGACCGCACGGAACCGGCCCGAACGGAAGCTGGAAGGCACAAACCATGAACAACGGTACCGAGCTGTGGGAAACCAATCTACgcaacggtggcggtggaCCCCAtctccagcaacagcagcaacagcagcaacagcagcagcagcagcaacaacaacaagctcaACAGCATCTGGCACAAGCGAAGGCTGCCCCATGGGTTCCGGCGAACAATCTCGGCGGAACTTGGATGGAAGACGATGAAGCTGCCGGTGGTGCACCGGGTGGTACGGATGCGGCTGCTAGCGTATGGAATGGCAGTGCGGCTGCAATCGTCGCGGGCACGGCCGTAGGACCAGGCGTTGGTCCCGCTCCATCCTGGGGTGCTCTTAACAATGGGAATGTACCGGCTCCACCGGCGGCTGCAACGGTCGCAGGGGGAATGTGGCCTACGAGTGGCAATACGCCCGCCATCACGACAGCGGGAGCCCCCAGCGCAGGATCCATGAACAATCCGCAAATGGCTGCAATCGGTGTGAAGAAAGATCTGAACGAATGGGGAGCCGGTGGCGGCGTGGGCCAAGTCGGGGCTGTAGGTTCAGGCTCGATCGGCGTCCCCGGTGGCCCGGCACAAGGCGGTTGGGGCGCAGATGCACGAGCAGCGTCGGGCGTTACGGGAGCTTTACCGtccgttggtggtggtgcaaacGTGAACGGACCAACGGCGGGTGGCTTCAACATTGGCTCTACGCTCGGTGCGGCCGCCGATGGACTTCGTGGCGATCCACGGGGCATTTCCGGACGGCTCAATGGTGCCGCTGCCGGCAGTATGTGGGGAGCGGGAGTTCCCGACCAACGATCGATGTCTGCTGGAGCGGGCGGAGGTGCTGTTCTGCCGGGAGCGGTAAGCGCCGTTGGTGGTGGACAGCAGCAGTGGAGCGGAAACGGCAACGCAGGGCCAGCCAAGCTGCCCACAGGTGGTTGGGACGATGGCAGACCGTCCGCACTGGACGATGCGCCCTGGGGACAGGGCAATGCGGTCGGTGCTGGCGGTCCGGGAGCACTGGCCAGGCAGAACTCGTCCGGCTGGAAGGATGTATCCGATGTGATGATGCGTCCGGGGGCAGGAGCTCCCGGCGGCGGTCCTATGCAACAACGCAATCAGCAGCAGGGCGGAGGGGCGGGGCCGTTCGGTCCAGTTCCGATCCCATCCGGCGCTGGCAGCGGTGTGCGGGGCTCTCTCGGCAAGGACGGCATGTGGGGCGGTCAGGTGCAAGGCATGGTACGGAACGGTTCGTGGGAAGACTCGGTCACCGGAGGGGGCTGGGGCGATGAGAAGGGTGGTGGCTCCTGGAATATGGATCTCGGCTCGAACGGTGGTGCAGGCTGGAATAAAACGCCGGTCACCCCGAAATCCGCCGGCATTGGATGGCCCGATCCCAACGATCTGACCGGCCCTGGCATGGATTGGGGTGGGCTCGGTGGTAAGCCCTCGGTCGGTGGTGCAAACAAACCGCCCGCTGCGCTGAACAATCCGTTGGAATATATCCGCGCCAGCAAGGAGTACCGGCTGCTGTGCGAGATGGGCCACAAGAAGGAGGACGTCGAGTTTGCCCTGCGTACGACCAGCATGAACATTGACGAGGCGATGGAACTGTTGCGTCATGGGGCATCTGTGGCCGGATTATCCAGTGGATGGCGTCGCACACTGTCCGAGGATCATACCGGGGGGCTCGGAATGGGTTTCGATGGTCCGTACTCGGGCCGCATACCACCGCTGAATCATGCGGCCAGTGGATTGTCTTACTCACAG aacaatcaacaaaacatGCTGAACAACATCCCGGGTGGTGGTCCAGTGGGTGGACTCGGCCTGGACGGTACCGGGCCGGCTAATCTCATGGCACTGAACAATCTAAAATATCTCTCGCAGGGCGCTGGTGGCGCTGGTGGCGCCACCATGGCACCCTTCAATCATAACTCTCTGCTGCCACCTGGTGGTCGCGGACCAAACCAGCAGTCCCAggcacaccagcagcagcagcagcagcagttggcagcagcggcagcagcacaaccCACCAACCAGCAGCTTCGTGTGCTGGTTCATCAGATCCAGTTGGCGGTGCAGAATGGTTTCCTAAATCATCAGATCCTCAACCAACCGCTGGCACCGCAAACATTCATCCTGTTAAACCAGTTGCTCACTCACATAAAG CAAATGCAAATAACTCAAAGCAACTTGGCCCGCAGTGGCGCAACGGGCGGCGTGAGCGCCGTTCAGATGACACTGGCGATTAACAAGCATAAGTCGCAGATTGcccagctccagcagcagatCGTTACCCAGCAGAGCATTTACttgaagcagcaacagcagcagcaacagggaCATCAAGGATCGATGGGACCGCCGCCACCATTAATGCCGGGTGCGAACCCGAACGCTGCGCTCGGTTTGGACTTTatgcgccagcagcagcagcagcagcagcagcaccagcagcaagaTCTCATGGCATTGCAAAGCACCTTCGGCGAAATGGGGCTCGGCAAGGATCCAATCATCACGTCCACCGGTAGCGTCTTCCCGCCACCGATCGTTcccgtacagcagcagcagcagcagcagcatgccgTCGTGTCGGCAGCTGCCGGCAACGTCGTTGTCAGTGGCAGCACTAGTCAGCAGTCTCGCTTAAACCAGTGGAAGCTTCCGTCGCTCGACAAGGATCCGACCGCTGGTAAAGATGATCTCACCGATTTTTCGCGCGCTCCCGGTCCGTCGGCGGGCAAATCAGCGCTAACCTCTACCACTACCAGCACTAATATAAGCTCTCTAGGTCTCGTGCAAGATGG AACCTGGACTACCGGTCGTACAAATCTAGCCGATGGTTGGCCAGAGCAAACCGGTGATACCGATAGCAAAGACTGGACAACGGCCACCAACGCTGCTTCGCAGGACAGTTCCGCTTTCACAGACCTAGTACCTGAGTTTGAACCGGGCAAACCATGGAAG GGAACACAGCTTAAGATTGAAGATGATCCTAGTATTACACCGGGCAGCGTCGCCCGTTCGCCACTCTCGATTGCCACCGCCAAAGACTCCGAGCtgttcggtggtggtggtgttgtatCCGTCGCTGAGAAGGCGTCGCCTACCGTAGCCGATGGTGGAGGGCTGAATCTTACGTCTTCCGCTTGGAGTTTCAACACCGCTTCGCTAACGTCCGCAGCTAGCGGCAATGGAGGTGGCTCCGGTGGCAACAAACCGCTGGCCGGTAAATCCGTCTGGTCGGACAGTTCGGCcggtggcggcagcggcagcaacaacgCGGCTGCCGTTGATGTATGGTGCACTCCGATCACCAAACCATCGGCTACACGGGGCCCTCCGCCCGGTCTGGGCGGCCCGGCGTCCAATAAGAGCGGCAACGGTGGAACTGCCGCCGGTACACAGCAACAACGTGGTGCAGGATGGTCCACCGGAACATCGTGGCTTTTGCTGAAAAACTTCACTTCCCAG ATCGATGCATCGACACTGCGCACGCTTTGCATGCAGCACGGTCCGATCCTTACCTTCCACTCCTATCCAGCCCACGGGCTGGCCCTGTGCCGATACGCGACACGCGAGGAAGCGGCCAAAGCTCAACAGGCGCTCAACAACTGTACACTCGGCTCGAGCACGATCAGTGCCGAATGTCCGGCCAGTGAGTCGGAGGTGCAAACGTATCTGCAGCAGCTTGGCGGTGCAGCCGCAGCTGCCAGTGTGGCGGTCAGCAGTAGCGCCTCGAGCCTAACGTCTCCGACCTGGAGACAGGAGCGTACTTCGAGCAGTTCAG GCGCCGACACCTGGGGCTCTGGATGGGCCATCGGTGGCAGCTCCGGTGCGAGTGGTGccggcgcagcagcagccaatcTGTGGGCACCGCTGGATGCCGGTACGGACAGTGGAACGCCAACCAGTTTGAATTCGTTCCTACCGGACAGTTTGCTCGGGCCGGAGCTGAACTGA
- the LOC120958698 gene encoding myosin-2 essential light chain isoform X2 yields the protein MTNLTEDQLAEFQEAFNLFDNRGDGKIQQQQIGECLRALGQNPTESDVKKFTMQLKPDERVSFEVFLPIYQAISKQRTAETADDFIEGLRHFDKDASGFISSAELRHLLTTLGEKLGDDEVEQLLQNQEDSQGNVNYEEFVRMVMSG from the exons ATG ACTAATCTCACCGAGGATCAATTGGCTG AATTCCAGGAGGCGTTCAATCTGTTCGACAACCGTGGCGATGGCAagatccagcagcagcagatcggcGAATGTCTGCGAGCGCTCGGCCAAAACCCGACCGAGTCGGACGTGAAGAAGTTCACGATGCAGCTGAAACCGGACGAGCGCGTCTCGTTCGAAGTCTTCCTGCCCATCTACCAGGCCATCTCGAAGCAGCGCACGGCCGAAACGGCGGACGACTTCATCGAGGGGCTGCGCCACTTCGACAAGGACGCCAGCGGGTTCATCTCGTCGGCCGAGCTGCGCCATCTGCTGACGACGCTCGGCGAGAAGTTGGGCGATGATGAG GTGGAACAGTTGCTCCAGAACCAGGAGGACTCGCAAGGAAACGTCAACTACGAAGAGTTCGTCCGGATGGTTATGAGCGGCTAA
- the LOC120958694 gene encoding zinc finger protein 567-like, translating into MSLQCRVCLDALSNAYYLFEETGGITLAEIIQFCAQVQIAEDDGLPTFICPVCCEDAQQAFAFIQKARQSDEKLRASRSITQQPLQEDPESVAESNVEMQELVVELLMDSDEIHNQLHPVESLEEHFDLTSDTECALDLTSEQSEENLPDLEIVSALADQDQEGVSLATNNSNGPCYYCCHEDCLLTFHTKEALKRHAGLNHPTEQHSAPNVQHRCDNCDRGFATAEDQRIHQTAFHLKRTIVSSSYKGRPNTRLSLFTATEKKCCDCFASFPTLEALLKHAVQQHSIRKAVHDPTRPVRCEVCFKLFRCRTKRNYHQTIPYKPLRYRCGTCDACFRTSAQLETHEIEQHSTEQKYVCGKCGACFKSAQNLKMHTLLHEEKREVCKTCGVRFHRKSNLRIHERVHSNTYYAVCPHCDKKYKTQSQLKQHLKVHTQERSLGCRYCAKRFMYTSDRKRHEMTHTGEYPFVCGGCSRKFSRNRPYTQHVAVCKAAAKDEA; encoded by the exons ATGAGTCTCCagtgtcgtgtttgtttggaCGCGCTGAGCAATGCTTACTATCTGTTCGAGGAGACCGGTGGCATCACACTGGCCGAAATTATACAATTCTGCGCCCAGGTTCAG ATTGCCGAAGATGATGGACTGCCAACCTTTATCTGCCCAGTATGCTGTGAAGATGCCCAGCAAGCCTTTGCATTCATCCAGAAGGCTCGCCAATCGGACGAAAAACTACGAGCGTCAAGAAGCATTACCCAGCAGCC ctTACAGGAAGATCCCGAAAGTGTGGCAGAATCGAACGTGGAGATGCAAGAGCTGGTGGTGGAATTGCTAATGGATTCCGATGAAATCCACAACCAACTGCATCCGGTCGAGTCGCTGGAAGAACACTTTGATCTGACCAGTGACACAGAGTGTGCCCTTGATCTGACCAGTGAGCAGAGTGAGGAAAACTTGCCAGATTTGGAAATTGTTTCTGCTCTCGCGGACCAGGATCAGGAAGGGGTCAGCTTAGcgacaaacaacagcaacggtCCGTGCTATTACTGTTGCCACGAGGACTGTCTGCTAACGTTTCACACAAAGGAGGCGCTGAAACGTCACGCCGGTTTAAACCATCCAACAGAACAGCACAGTGCGCCGAACGTACAGCATCGTTGTGATAATTGTGATCGTGGATTTGCCACCGCGGAggatcaacgcatacaccagaCGGCTTTCCACCTCAAACGGACCATAGTGAGTTCGTCCTACAAGGGACGCCCAAACACACGCCTTTCCCTGTTCACGGCGACGGAAAAGAAGTGTTGCGATTGTTTCGCCTCCTTCCCCACGCTAGAGGCACTGCTAAAGCATGCTGTTCAGCAGCACTCCATTCGGAAAGCGGTGCACGATCCCACGCGTCCAGTGCGGTGCGAGGTGTGCTTCAAACTGTTCCGCTGCCGTACGAAGCGTAACTATCATCAGACCATACCGTACAAACCGCTCCGGTACCGGTGTGGCACGTGTGACGCCTGCTTTCGAACCTCCGCACAGCTTGAAACGCACGAAATCGAACAGCACAGCACGGAGCAGAAGTACGTGTGCGGGAAGTGTGGCGCTTGCTTCAAGAGCGCCCAAAACCTTAAGATGCACACACTGTTGCACGAGGAGAAGCGCGAAGTTTGCAAGACGTGCGGGGTACGGTTTCACCGGAAGTCGAACCTGCGCATCCACGAGCGCGTCCACTCCAACACGTACTACGCGGTGTGCCCACACTGTGACAAGAAGTACAAAACTCAGTCGCAGCTGAAGCAACACCTGAAGGTGCACACGCAGGAACGATCGCTCGGCTGCCGGTACTGTGCGAAGCGGTTCATGTACACCAGCGATCGGAAGCGGCACGAGATGACGCACACGGGCGAGTATCCGTTCGTGTGTGGCGGTTGCTCGAGAAAGTTCAGTCGCAATAGGCCGTACACGCAGCATGTCGCCGTGTGCAAAGCTGCAGCAAAGGACGAAGCATAG
- the LOC120958696 gene encoding STE20-related kinase adapter protein alpha, translated as MFDNNINHYVLKVELAKCFGNLGTVFLAQHLPTRQHVAVKKFLVEDLKNDISYVMDEAKHLREFDHPNILCYHTAFVHHLDLYFVLPLMCYGSCRDTMANYFETGFPEPILVCILRDILQGLVYLHWKGYIHRSIRASHVFLNETRAVLGGFRVCTSFLGEGKRIRNLHELPPHSVKSLNWLAPEVLAQNLTGYTEKSDVYSLAITVYELANGLEPFSNITTTLMLTEKMKGGYLPMLLDASTIPSEEVVLAQSAEAKSNEAAAASMRQIYASRQFTDALHKFAEQCSESDPKNRPSASALTSHPVFKQVSHTNIREQFAKHCIQTVDFDSIQDNDDINMTNSFSQMRMDADGSFEWDFDDS; from the exons ATGTTCGACAATAACATCAACCACTACGTGCTGAAGGTGGAGCTGGCCAAATGCTTCGGCAATCTGGGGACGGTGTTTCTGGCACAGCACCTGCCCACCCGGCAGCACGTCGCGGTGAAGAAGTTCCTGGTCGAGGATCTGAAGAACGACATCAGCTACGTGATGGACGAGGCGAAGCATCTGCGCGAGTTCGACCATCCGAACATCCTCTGCTACCACACCGCGTTCGTGCACCATCTCGATCTGTACTTTGTGCTGCCGCTCATGTGCTACGGCTCCTGCCGGGACACGATGGCCAACTACTTCGAGACGGGCTTCCCGGAACCGATACTGGTGTGCATTCTGCGCGACATCCTGCAGGGGCTGGTGTATCTGCACTGGAAGGGCTACATCCACCGGTCGATCCGGGCCAGCCACGTCTTTCTGAACGAGACGCGCGCCGTGCTCGGGGGCTTCCGCGTGTGCACCAGCTTCCTGGGCGAGGGCAAGCGAATACGCAACCTGCACGAGCTGCCGCCCCACTCGGTGAAGTCGCTCAACTGGCTGGCCCCGGAAGTGCTGGCCCAGAATCTGACCGGCTACACGGAAAAGTCGGACGTGTACAGCCTGGCGATCACGGTGTACGAGCTGGCGAACGGGCTGGAACCGTTCTccaacatcaccaccacgCTGATGCTGACGGAGAAGATGAAGGGTGGCTATCTGCCGATGCTGCTGGACGCCAGCACGATACCGAGCGAGGAGGTGGTGCTGGCCCAGTCGGCGGAAGCGAAATCGAACGAAGCGGCCGCCGCCTCGATGCGCCAGATTTACGCCTCGCGCCAGTTCACCGATGCACTGCACAAGTTTGCCGAGCAGTGTTCGGAAAG CGACCCCAAGAACCGACCCAGTGCCTCCGCCTTAACATCGCACCCTGTATTCAAGCAGGTATCGCACACCAACATTAGAGAACAGTTTGCAAAGCACTGCATACAGACTGTTGATTTTGACTCGATTCAAG ATAACGACGACATCAATATGACCAACAGCTTCTCGCAGATGCGCATGGACGCTGATGGTTCCTTTGAATGGGACTTTGATGATTCGTAA
- the LOC120958698 gene encoding myosin-2 essential light chain isoform X1: protein MYMYDPPKKNNFTSVEEFQEAFNLFDNRGDGKIQQQQIGECLRALGQNPTESDVKKFTMQLKPDERVSFEVFLPIYQAISKQRTAETADDFIEGLRHFDKDASGFISSAELRHLLTTLGEKLGDDEVEQLLQNQEDSQGNVNYEEFVRMVMSG, encoded by the exons ATGTACATGTACGATCCaccgaagaaaaacaatttcacaTCTGTGGAAG AATTCCAGGAGGCGTTCAATCTGTTCGACAACCGTGGCGATGGCAagatccagcagcagcagatcggcGAATGTCTGCGAGCGCTCGGCCAAAACCCGACCGAGTCGGACGTGAAGAAGTTCACGATGCAGCTGAAACCGGACGAGCGCGTCTCGTTCGAAGTCTTCCTGCCCATCTACCAGGCCATCTCGAAGCAGCGCACGGCCGAAACGGCGGACGACTTCATCGAGGGGCTGCGCCACTTCGACAAGGACGCCAGCGGGTTCATCTCGTCGGCCGAGCTGCGCCATCTGCTGACGACGCTCGGCGAGAAGTTGGGCGATGATGAG GTGGAACAGTTGCTCCAGAACCAGGAGGACTCGCAAGGAAACGTCAACTACGAAGAGTTCGTCCGGATGGTTATGAGCGGCTAA